The DNA region TTTAGTAATTGAATCTGTCAACCCTTGAGAGGCCAGATGATCCAGTCGCTTTATCTCTTCTTGTAAAAGGTTGAAGGAAGgaagaagggaaaaaaaaaaaggggaagggagaagaaaaaaaaaagaggggaAAGAGAGAAGGAAAAGAAAAGGAGAAGAGGGAAGGAGAGAAagagggaaaaaagaaaaaaaaaactgccactGGGTCTGGCAAACAAGGCTCTGGGAAGACATCCGGCTGAGGCACAGACTTCAGGATCATGGTGAACATCCTGTATTCAGGTCTATTACGGAGAGGCCGTGAATAGGTCACATGCCAATGCCCTAGAAGGGGCCTCCCTAAGACCTATGATATAAAGGAAATGGGTTCACATTTTATCTCGTGGTATTTTCCCATCATGAGCTTGAAATAATACAGTCTCCCTCAACTATCTCTCTCCCTGGCCTCCTATTATTCTCTCTTCTCCTATTATTCCCTCTCCTATTATTCTCTCTTCTCATCTCCCTGTCTGTCTTCCATTTTCCATTCTCTCTCCCTCCTCACTCTTTCTTTCCCTGtttaaagattattattattatttttttttctagctttttttaaaatgtatttactatATAAGCTATATTTTCAAGACAACGGTGGTGACAGCAATGGTAACAAAAGAAAGAGGAAggggaaggaagaaaggaagggaGGGGAAGGAggagaaaagaagaaaagaaaagaaaaaaaaggaaaaaggagGGAGAGAGGGAAAAGGAAAGAAAGAGGAGAGGagggaaggaaaaaaaaaatttatacgtTGAACTTtacatatattcaaatggaaaaaaaactaGCAATGGATACATGCtggatttatataatatattattaccaTTACTActactgttgttattattattacttatttataataACTCTTTCTTACATGTATTGGAAGATGGGGGAGTATTGTTATTCAACACATTGCATGTATGTCCAtttgtttgtcatttggtttgtttgttgtttataaattatattgtcttttgttatgtttattgtcaattaaaaaaaaaaaaaaaagaatatacactgaaccaaacaatATCATAACACAtcttgataattcagtatactctATTTTTGACTAAACATctcatgttttggtagtgactgcacattttcagtagtgacatgttTTGGTAACAACCacgtcacattacagaattttaacttgcatactaaaacacaaCTAAAACATACTACAATGCTaaaaatttgcataactgtacaaaaatgttgtttattttccTTAAATAAAGgtttgtgtgttttcttttgtcactaacaaaacaacTATGACATATTTTGGccgtgactgtttcagtagtgtcAATTTTAaggggataacaccccaaaaaaaaaaaagagatgtcactaccaaaacttcattaaatgtttcggtcgtgacaatTTGAGATACTTttaaacctagctcaaagatgctcaACAGCAAATGGTTAGCTAGCACAAtgctgaacagttgtacacataaaaactaaatgttaaggAGTAACTctcaaaaagtgtgcttaattgctgAAAAAAAGGTATTGAGTAGTGACACgcagatttttcatacttttgaacacatttccCTTAAATTGATGAGGCCTATCTACtcaccttgtagctatgagagggAGGGGTAGTTAAAATGAGTTTCAACCCGTGgaataaaacatacactgttttggtagtgatatgtaaatgtgcattttgtacataaagttttataatttacaaaaaaaaaagtaactctaaatgatattttttttaaaccacaatagaataaaatgcaaaaatgatttcaatatcattttcaaaagttgaaatttaaggtttagggttcgggacagccacctcccaattaaaAGATACCcactaaattatgattttatatatattaagcattAAGTTCTTAAAGTTTACTACTGTggatttcaatagataataaaaggattttagtaaacatctaagatttgaatacttaaatgctttttaaatctgatttttggttgtgggacagcagtttacaccaattctgtagaatggcccatatatatatGTGTCTTTTCTCTTAGAGCTTTGGGATCTGATACAGGAGGCTCTACACGAAACCCTGGTTCTCTTTGTGGGGTCGTGGCTCTAAAACCCACTTACGGCCTGCTTTCTCGTCATGGACTCATCCCTTTGGTCAACTCAATGGACGTTCCAGGAATCATGACCAGGAGTGTCCACGATACTGCCACTGTCTTGAGTATGTGATCTGCTTGAGTGTGAGATGAACATACATTATGAGGATCACTGATTTAAATCAGTACTTTATGTTTTCCTATGGTTCTGTTTTCCAGGGATTCTACAGGGCCGAGATGAGAGAGATTCAACAACTATCCAGGCACCCAGCACcccacccagccttccagaacaCTTTGACATTAGAGGCATATGTGTCGGCATACCAAAGGTAAAGCTGCATTCAGACTGTCCACAGGGGGACAGCAGCTCAGTGTGGTTAACAGCAGAAGGGCGTTGGCTGGTAACGCAAAGATTCAAACAAGGATTTGTTTTAAATCCAGACACAAGccatatacactgccagtcaaaagtttttgaacagtaagattttttatgttttttaaatgtcttttctgctcaccaagcctgcatttatttgatcaaatacacAGCTAAAGCAGTAAAATGTTGAACTATAtataatgactgttttctatctgaatatttaaaaaaaaaatagtttattcttgtgatttcaaagctgaatttttagcatcattactctagttaaatgatccttcagaaatcattctaatattctgatttgctgctcagaattttttgggttattattattacgttaaaaacagctgagtagaattttttcaggtttctttgatgaatagaaagttcagaagaacagcatttatctaaaataaaaattgtaacatgtaaatgtctttatcatcacatttaatcaatttaaagcatccataataaataaaagtattattttctatattattttaaccaacaacaacaaaattatactgacttcaaacttttgaatggtatacagttacaaaagctttttatttcagataaatgctaaactttggatctttctactaagaatcctgaaaaaaaaaaaaaatactcaactgttttaaattttgatgataatgataatgataataataatgtttcttgaacagcaaaccagcatgttagaatgatttctgaaggagtaatgatgctgaaaattcagctttgatcacagaaataaatgacattttaaaatatatttaaacagaaaacagttatttcaaatagtaaaactatttcagaattgtactttggatcaaatttaatgaatgtttttttttctttaaaagcttactgttcaaaaacttttgactggtagtgtatatgataTTATATTTGGATAATGATCAGTTTAATATGATTACAGCATCTTAGAAAAAATTAATACAATGCAATACAGCAGTAAAATGGATGTAACcgtataatgttttttatttgttattacaGGGATAATTTGGAGCAAATTCTGCTTAATTCACACAATAATGTGACAATACAAAAAGATAAtgtcataaaaatatatatatttttttttttttttagattttcaggTGAAATATAACCCATAAATGGCATCGTAAAGTTAACCAATATTTGTATGAtattcagtgttgttttcgtcaacgatgacgatgacgaaatcatttagttgacgccacttttttccatgacgaaaacgagacgatgacgagataaaaatggctcgttgatgactaaaacatgacgagacgtgtgtgagttttcgttgacgagacgagaatagacgaaaatgtttgtgggtggtccgtcagacgtttaaaatgcatgacatttctgcttattgtgcatgccaattaaaaccgaaaaaagtacctgccgctatggcaagccgttttagcattaaatactctttgttatactagtatggcaagccattttagcattccatccttgtttgtcttttatgttctaaaacattccttcattattgtaattattggtgaaaatagtcgatccggaagctcacattgtgttgaactatagatctgctattttcacaacttataagtgacactacccaacagcaaaatacttactgacctacattaatttgttaaaagactactttttcccctttttttgactaaaactagactaaaacctttttgacttttcgtcgactaaaactagactaaaaccttcttgacttttcgtcgactaaaattggactaaaactatcacatatagaagtgactaaaatttgactaaaactaataaccattttagtccaaaagactaagactaagactaaatctaagatggttgtcaaaaacaacactgatgatATTGTAACAGAGTTTCTATGATTTTAGGAATATCATGCCCCGGGCCTGTCTGAAGACACTCTTGCCCAGTGGAGTCGAGTCGCAGCCATGTTTGAGCAGGCAGGGGCACGGGTACAAGAAGTATCTCTGCCACACACACAGCACTCCATTGTCTGTTACTACGTCCTGTGTTGCTGTGAGGTTGCATCCAACATGGCACGTTTTGATGGACTTGAATACGGTATGTAAAGCTTAAACACATTTAAACTGTCACATAACACATGATGCATATACATGCAAACAGGATGCATTTAAAATGTAGGTGTTATTTGTAAAGCTACATctacaaaattaaaatattaacatcTCTGAGTTTTAAAAAGCACTGTTTCTAAAAATCTCACTTTTTTCTCCTCAGGCCATCGTAGTGCAGTCGACAGCTCGACAGATGCCATGTACGCCGCTACACGACATGAAGGCTTCAACAATGTGGTTCGCAGGAGAATCCTCTCAGGAAACTACTTCCTACTGAAATTGTGAGAGCCCCAAAAAGAGAACCGCTATTGTCTCATATCCCCTTTATAAACTTGTAGGTCATTCATAGAGTTTACAGGCAATCAGATAATGTACAAGATGTACAAAATTTGGTAAGCTGTGTTGTACTGTAAATACTTATGCTTACTTTCCTATAAGCTCTGACCACTTCTcaaaacaaaacttaatttttactaCTGCATTGGTACTACATTCTTATTTATAGTCAGGCAGCTGTTCAAAAgtgtggtcagtaagatttaatGGTAACACCTTACAATAAGGTTTCTTTTGTTTACCTTAGTTAACTACATGAACTAACAATTAAAACTACTtattaagcatttattaatctgaaCGGTAACAccttacaataaggtgtcatttgttaacattagttaatttattaactaacatgaacaaacaatgaacaatacatttattacactatttattaatcttcgttaatgttaataaaaatagtcgttcattgtttatgttagttcacagtgcattaatgttaacaaacacaacttttttgtcattttaatttagtaaaagtaaaaattaaaattaacattaactaaaattattaaatgctgtagaagtaatgttcattcttagttcatgttaactaatggaccttattgtaaagtgttaccatcttaattaatttttaacatattaatacactattaaaataaaaagttgtatCTGTTCATATTATTTAATGGACCTGAGCCAACATGAACTGAcaatgaacattttttttaataactaacattaaagatgaataaataccaTTTCAAAGGTATTGCTTATTGATAGTTAATGATAGATAGCATTTACTAAAGTTAACTAATATGAtcttattataaagtgttttttaaataaatgaatacttctGTTCAGCAATAATGCATTACATTGATTAActaaagtgacagtgaagactgtagtaatggctgctgaagatTAGGTTTGGCATaataggaataaattgcattttgaaacataataaaatagaaaacagatattttaaattggaatatAATTTTGCAACATTGCTGTTTGTTAATATTACTTCTTACAAAAAGAGTAACAGTAGTACATAAGTTCTTAGTTTGAGCCATACATATCTAAAAAGTTATTGTTTTTAGTGAAAAGTTTATTTTCACTAAAAACAAGTAGCAAAATTCAACCCTAATGTGCAGAAGTGAGTTTTTACACAGCTATGTTTTGGTTTTGCTTTTTATAGAGGTGTTAAAGATGTCATTTCACACTCTGTCATCTCAGGAACTATGAGCGTTACTTTGTGAAGGCTCAACAAATGCGGCGTCTTATCACTGAAGATTTTACAAAGGTGTTCCGCTCAGGCATAGACGTTCTCCTGACACCCACAACATTAAGCGATGCAGTGCGCTACTCTGACTTCATACAGGAAGACAACCGAACACGCAGTGCCCAGGAAGACATCTTCACCCAGCCTGTAAACATGGCAGGTATGCACAGGAAGTGGATTTGAGAGAGAAACTAGTTCGCTCAATTTCACCAAGGTTCCATAGAGGTGCATTACTTGCATATCCTTGAGGGCTTTTCTGTCTTACCCGTGTAAATGTGATTTGTATCACCTGATTTGACAGGCGAATTAACCTGAGGTCATTCGGGGAGTTTTGTGTGGCAACAACAAGCAAGAAGGGCATGTGACCCTCTAAATACAGCAGGGTTTTTCCTAAAGCAGTGTAAACAATTTCTAATTGAGTTTTAATGGATCAATGAACCAActgacaaaacaaaaattaattgaTCTTTTTCCTGATAGCCAAACTATGTATATTTAGTGTATTTCCATGATCGTTCTCTCTTTTATCATCACAGGTTTGCCTGCTGTCACGATACCAACAGCCCTCTCACGCAGAGGTCTTCCCATCGGCCTGCAGCTGATTGGTCAGACACTACAGGACTGGAAGTTGTTGACCGTAGCCCACTGGATGGAGCAACAAGTCAACTTTCCAATGATCCATTTTCATGGAGACTCAGATGAGAAACAGTTGGACCGATCAGTCAGAGAAAGGACACATACAATAGGATCATAACCAAAATGCAAAGACTGAACAGGTAATGATCAGAGGAAATGAAACCTATAAGGTTAAATTCGGTGTTTAGGTACATAAGAAGTGAAAATGTGAGTGTGAATGCTATGAGCACACACTGGATCCATTTGAGACTGTCTCTGTTCTGCATGATTTATTCAGCTTCATTTTCtccaaatacagttgaggtcaaaagtttacacatgccttgcagaatcagcaaaatgttcattatttgacccaaataagagggatcatacaaaatgcatgttattttttatttagtactaacctgaataagatatttcacataaaaggcacttacatatagcccacaaaagaaaataatagttgaatttattgttacctgaatgatccacagctgtttttttgtgtagtgatagttgttcatgagtcccttatttgtcctgagcagttaaactgctgttcttcagaaaaattatttcaggttccacagattctttggtttttaagcattgACTGTATGAAtgtccaacttttcacactgaggacaactgagggactcatatgcaactattacagaaagttcaaacgctcactgatgcttcagaaagaaacacaatgcattaaaatttCGGGGGTGaaatttttgaaattgaagatcagggtaaatttaacttattctgtcttctggaaaacatctaagtatcttctgtagcttctgaagggaagtactaaatgaaaaaaatatgatatttaggcaaaataagaaaaacttcattctgttcaaaagttttcacccctggctcttaatgcaattgtgtgtgtgtttttttccctgatgcatcagtgagtgtttcaaacttctgtaatagttgcatataagttcctcagttgtcctcaatgtgaaaaaaaatatctcaaaagcatacagttattgttggaaagggttaaaatacacaaaaatgctgaaaaaccaaagggactcgtgaacaactatcactaaacagaaatcaagtgtatgtaaacttttgaacggggtcagttttataaattcaacaattattttctcttgtggactatatgtaaatgtcttttatgtaaaatatcttatttaggtcagtattaaataaaaataatatgcattttgtatgattcctcttttttggtaaagtaatgaacattttgcagattctgcaaggtgtatgtaaacttttgacctcaactgtacaactatttattttatagcactgGAATATATGAAGTTAAATTGACAAGAAGtgctgataataaaaaaaaaaaagttttgcaaaTGTGCAAGAAATCTTCCCATTTTTGTAACAATTTTTTGTAAACATTATGAGGACAATAAAGTGTAGATGGTAGGCGGAAAATATCATCTATATGGTCAGACAATATAAGTAACTTGCAGTCTGTAGAGAATGGTTTTAGTTTTCCAGAATCCACAGTTTGCAGTTTGCACGACAAAGCAGCAAACCGCATTTGTGGTACACAGTTTAACCATGCTCTTAAAGTGCACACATCCTGTTTCTAACGTATGACAATAGCTTTTATACCCAATGAGCTTCGGTTATGTATAGAATGTGGAGTTATTTATAATTTCTTTTTATGGCTAAGGTTATTAACTGAATAAAGGTTGCTGGTGTCTTTCCATCAAAAGTCAGGTTGTGTCTTATTAAAGTtaaaaacagttctgctgcttaatTTTTGTGCATCTGCCATTTCTGGCTTCTGCCTCTGGTGAAGTATCTGTTCTAACTCTCAGAACTGTTCTCATCGGCCTAGGGACAGAAAGACAGAGGCGCTAATGAAATCTCAGTCACACGCAGACTTCACAACGCAGTCTGAAAACAACTAGTTACAACACACACACGCTGGCTCAAGACATGTACAGTGCTTCTTCAGTCATTAGTCTGCTTACAATTGAATGTGATTCTCTCAGTAGCACAACAGGAAGCTCATCTAATTTAATCAGTGAAGCAGAACTAATTTCCGTCTCCACCAAATGTACTGGCCATCTGTGACCTCTCAGTGTCAGAAATGTGAATGTACACACACAAAACATATAACATACCTGTAGTTTTTCATCTTACACTAGACTTTTAAATTCATATAAGACAAAACAGTCGCTCTGTTAGCTAACTAGATCTCTGTTTATTAAAATGAGAAATACAGTCACAGGAAACCAGATAATCTCCTTTTGAACAGAACATGTGTGCACATGTTGTGGTCACATTTTAGTGTTAAAGAAGTCCATTGTCGATAGTTAAAAGTGTAGTGATGTAGAAGCCACTTTCTGTTGTTCAGTGTAGTGAATTTGAGGTTGAGGTCTTTTACCTCACTCAAATTTCCTGATTACATGGATTTCGTTTGGCTCTTAATTTGCAGCGCAAACAGTTTTAGTGTTTACTGAACTTCATTATACATCTAGTTACTTACCTGAAGTGGCTGATGAATCCCAAATCTCGTACATTAACGAAAAAATATGGCCCAGTGGACACGCAGTACTTTAAAACTGTTATTCATAACAAGCAGTTCTCACTGCTTTTCTCACTTCTTTTCTCAAATTAGTACTTGTTACTTTCGAAAGGCCTAAACAAAACCACTTCCATCACTGAGATCAGTGTTGTAATATTTTTAGACACGTCACTTCAGCGTGTCAGTTTTCTGGAAAAGAGATCTCCAGTGAGCTctgttttttaaatgaatttgccagtaagtaaaatgaaaatgaaaatgaaaatgatgaCTCTAGGGAGGTCTAATAGAGTAAAAGCTCCTCTCCAGTGAAAGTACATTCATTTTCTCATGGATGAAAAAACAACAGAAATGAAGATCCCTGAGgcatctatttgacgtctgcatttacatctggaagatgtatttttttagaaagtgcagatgagcaaacaatgTCTATAGGACAatgtctattagatgtcaaaGAGACATCTATTAGATGCCTTTAAGATGTTCATGATTTAGAatatatgtaaaactgacatcttacagacgtctgtcagatgttCGTACACATCAGATGCTTTTCAGAtgaagtgatctttaacagacatcttgcagacaaacgtgtgctatctgggttataccttgcaattctgagattatacAGTGCcctgtgaaaataaatctacattgtttatcctttagatcttttatttaaaaaattcacaaaattctaaccttccattgaagtaaaacgatggaaaatggggggAATATCTCatcatgaaaaaaatgtttttttctctagttcacgttggccacaattattggcacccctaaaaatttgtctaagtaaaatatctctaaagtatattcccactaatattaaaatatttttagcacaccagggtggctaggaatATAAatttgtccagccatgactttctgttccacaggattataaatatgaggaacacaaaagccaaattcccttaatcatccatcacaagaagtaaaaccaaagaatgtagttctgatgtgcagaacaagtttgttgagcttcacaaaatagaaagtggctgtaagaaaagagctaaagcattgaaaatcctcATTCCCACcgtcagggcaataattaagaagttccaatcaactaaagatgttacaaatctgcctagaagaggatgtgtgtctatatcatcctaaggCACGATAAGAAGGAGAgattgagtggccaaagactctccaaggatcacagttggagaattgcagagaattgttgggtcttggggtcagaaagcctaaaataaaatgatcaaacagcccctacattaccacatgttgttccagagggtttcaagaaaaaatcctcctggttcacccaaaaacaaactcctgCATATTCAATTTTCAGagatgattggaacttcaaacaggactggcttctatggtcagatgaaactaaaaatgagctttttggcagctaaccctccagatggttttggtgcagagtgcataaaaaagtaccccatgcccacggttaaaaatactgctggttctttaatgttgtggacctatttttctgccggaggtcctggacatcttgtttagatacgtggtttcatggattctatcaaataccagcagataaaattCAAAACCTgactgttagaaatcttataacgggccatggttgcatcttccagcaggatgatgatccaaaacaaacatca from Garra rufa chromosome 21, GarRuf1.0, whole genome shotgun sequence includes:
- the qrsl1 gene encoding glutamyl-tRNA(Gln) amidotransferase subunit A, mitochondrial encodes the protein MSASSAAFRPAAAMLGLSIREVSQALRDGRVSATELCRKCISQIQKTRYLNAFITVTEETAMEQAQRADNRLHTGKPLGPLDGIPFSVKDNFCTENVETTCASSMLKGYVPPFNATVVQKLLDQGAVLVGKTNLDEFAMGSGSIDGVFGPVRNPWSYTTLYREQSTEEPDSDWLISGGSSGGSAAAVASLSSFLALGSDTGGSTRNPGSLCGVVALKPTYGLLSRHGLIPLVNSMDVPGIMTRSVHDTATVLRILQGRDERDSTTIQAPSTPPSLPEHFDIRGICVGIPKEYHAPGLSEDTLAQWSRVAAMFEQAGARVQEVSLPHTQHSIVCYYVLCCCEVASNMARFDGLEYGHRSAVDSSTDAMYAATRHEGFNNVVRRRILSGNYFLLKLNYERYFVKAQQMRRLITEDFTKVFRSGIDVLLTPTTLSDAVRYSDFIQEDNRTRSAQEDIFTQPVNMAGLPAVTIPTALSRRGLPIGLQLIGQTLQDWKLLTVAHWMEQQVNFPMIHFHGDSDEKQLDRSVRERTHTIGS